The Halobellus sp. MBLA0158 genome has a window encoding:
- a CDS encoding DUF2150 family protein, with protein sequence MTEAEETYYTEERWQNWLSRVEEEDLDPENEDSARLLLNLQDDAAIAVAKIVSAFEEGRLDEEEAIEELERVRTIVLSEPDLDIEDDAAREDKEMLVDGVQTSLVCVFYAAEEYIVAGAAEEVPLTEYVEAAAAAEAEDDMDAALGYLVQAGTRIIEGDELDMAVAEDLEYGLVSEWVNGLDSLQSAMSDPEVVEEED encoded by the coding sequence ATGACCGAGGCCGAAGAGACCTACTACACCGAAGAACGCTGGCAGAACTGGCTCTCGCGCGTCGAGGAGGAAGACCTCGATCCCGAGAACGAAGACTCCGCGCGCCTGCTCTTGAACCTCCAGGACGACGCCGCCATCGCGGTGGCGAAGATCGTCTCCGCCTTCGAGGAAGGCCGCCTCGACGAGGAGGAAGCCATCGAGGAGCTCGAACGCGTCCGCACGATCGTCCTCTCCGAGCCCGATCTCGACATCGAGGACGACGCCGCGCGCGAGGACAAAGAGATGCTCGTCGACGGCGTCCAGACGAGCCTGGTCTGTGTCTTCTACGCCGCGGAGGAGTACATCGTCGCCGGCGCCGCCGAGGAGGTGCCGCTCACGGAGTACGTCGAGGCCGCCGCGGCCGCCGAAGCGGAAGACGATATGGACGCCGCCCTGGGCTATCTGGTGCAGGCGGGGACCCGCATCATCGAGGGCGACGAACTGGACATGGCCGTCGCCGAGGACCTGGAGTACGGGCTCGTCTCCGAGTGGGTCAACGGCCTCGACAGCCTCCAGAGCGCGATGAGCGACCCCGAAGTCGTCGAAGAAGAGGACTGA
- a CDS encoding basic amino acid ABC transporter substrate-binding protein, which yields MERRTYLKTGAGVLAGGLVAGCTGGGSSGQSGDGESTTESGGSTESTTQAETTESVVPETVVIGSDIPYRPFEYETTSGELTGFDVDIAAAIFEDQLGVDYEFKPTSFDSIIPSLNNNNFRIIMSAMTINETRDEKVDFSDPYFTAYQTVIVRDDGEITSKADLEGRPVGVQKGTTGAGAAEELQEEFDGNLELNRYDQISGAFQALINGQVDAVINDNTVNAEFANQRDDVVFLEGEGAAAESDQEAPPYLTLTIENYGIAFREDDDAFLERVNEALAAIKENGTYDEIYSEYFAG from the coding sequence ATGGAGAGACGGACGTACCTGAAGACCGGAGCGGGCGTTCTGGCCGGCGGTCTCGTCGCCGGCTGTACCGGCGGCGGATCGAGCGGTCAGTCCGGAGACGGCGAATCGACGACCGAAAGCGGCGGCTCCACGGAGTCGACGACCCAGGCGGAGACCACCGAATCCGTGGTCCCCGAGACGGTCGTGATCGGCTCGGACATCCCGTACCGCCCCTTCGAGTACGAGACGACCTCGGGCGAACTGACCGGCTTCGACGTCGACATCGCGGCGGCGATCTTCGAGGACCAGTTGGGCGTCGACTACGAGTTCAAGCCCACGAGCTTCGATTCGATCATCCCGTCGCTGAACAACAACAACTTCCGGATCATCATGTCGGCGATGACGATCAACGAGACCCGCGACGAGAAGGTCGACTTCTCGGATCCGTACTTCACGGCCTACCAGACCGTCATCGTCCGCGACGACGGCGAGATCACCTCGAAGGCCGATCTGGAGGGCCGTCCGGTCGGCGTCCAGAAGGGGACGACCGGCGCCGGTGCCGCAGAAGAGCTCCAAGAGGAGTTCGACGGCAACCTCGAACTGAACCGCTACGACCAGATCTCCGGCGCGTTCCAGGCGCTCATCAACGGCCAGGTCGACGCCGTCATCAACGACAACACGGTGAACGCCGAGTTCGCCAATCAGCGCGACGACGTGGTCTTCCTCGAAGGCGAGGGCGCCGCCGCCGAGAGCGACCAGGAGGCCCCGCCGTACCTGACGCTCACCATCGAGAACTACGGCATCGCGTTCCGCGAGGACGACGACGCCTTCCTCGAACGCGTCAACGAGGCGCTCGCCGCGATCAAGGAGAACGGCACCTACGACGAGATCTACTCCGAGTACTTCGCGGGATAA
- a CDS encoding transporter, with product MSRSESSPSQGIAPDGRTVLYGGVGGLLSYLIGYALTYAVTGQQIANSFAARILEIATGDFGTWKLVGWVFFNAHFVTTEIPGLFGSSAVNLVGRGDTFPSWLFLVPPVLLVLAGALVAVASRSDDLLSGAVGGATAVVAYLPLSVVGAFLFAISVGDTDAGPTLVTAILLAGIVYPLVFGGVGGALGSFASGE from the coding sequence ATGTCACGCTCCGAATCGTCGCCGTCGCAGGGCATCGCACCGGACGGTCGAACCGTGCTGTACGGCGGAGTCGGGGGGCTCCTGTCGTACCTGATCGGCTACGCGCTCACCTACGCCGTGACCGGCCAGCAGATCGCGAACTCCTTTGCGGCCCGGATCCTGGAGATCGCCACCGGCGACTTCGGCACCTGGAAGCTCGTCGGCTGGGTGTTCTTCAACGCCCACTTCGTCACCACCGAGATCCCCGGCCTGTTCGGCTCCAGCGCGGTGAACCTCGTCGGCCGCGGCGACACCTTCCCGAGTTGGCTCTTCCTCGTGCCGCCGGTCCTACTCGTCCTCGCGGGCGCGCTCGTCGCGGTCGCGAGCCGGAGCGACGACCTCCTGTCGGGCGCCGTCGGCGGCGCGACCGCGGTCGTCGCGTATCTCCCGCTGTCGGTCGTCGGGGCGTTCCTCTTCGCGATCTCGGTCGGCGACACCGACGCCGGACCGACGCTCGTGACCGCGATCCTCCTGGCGGGGATCGTCTACCCGCTCGTGTTCGGGGGCGTCGGCGGCGCGCTCGGCTCGTTCGCGTCCGGGGAGTGA
- a CDS encoding GNAT family N-acetyltransferase: MTGEADAGDGDIDIDIRPYDPARDDRALWALKTGFERGIGAETGGDEKESAYEAKLTDDYRERWLAWVERCVDEDPDCVVVADASAADTESDGTGESDPLVGYAFVLPESLSFIWDAAVLNEIYLAPASRGTGVADDLFEAVLACARGQDLPLDRLVLDVDRENERARAFYERYGFEHWGEMVARGL; the protein is encoded by the coding sequence ATGACTGGCGAGGCGGACGCGGGCGACGGCGATATCGACATCGACATCCGACCGTACGATCCGGCGCGCGACGACCGCGCGCTGTGGGCGCTCAAGACGGGGTTCGAGCGCGGGATCGGCGCGGAGACCGGCGGCGACGAGAAGGAGAGCGCCTACGAGGCGAAACTGACCGACGACTACCGCGAGCGCTGGCTCGCGTGGGTAGAGCGGTGCGTCGACGAGGATCCCGACTGCGTCGTCGTCGCCGACGCGTCAGCGGCCGATACGGAATCGGACGGGACGGGCGAGAGCGACCCGCTCGTCGGCTACGCGTTCGTCCTCCCGGAGTCGCTCTCGTTCATCTGGGACGCCGCCGTTCTCAACGAGATCTACCTCGCGCCCGCCTCGCGCGGGACGGGCGTCGCCGACGACCTCTTCGAGGCGGTGCTCGCCTGCGCCCGCGGGCAGGACCTGCCGCTCGACCGACTGGTCTTGGACGTCGATCGCGAAAACGAGCGGGCGCGGGCGTTCTACGAGCGCTACGGCTTCGAGCACTGGGGCGAGATGGTCGCGCGCGGGCTGTGA
- a CDS encoding replication factor C large subunit, with translation MTDWTETYRPTTLSEVRGNNKARDALREWAETWEDHREPVVCHGAPGVGKTSAAHALANDMGWEVVELNASDERTADAIERYAGRASRNATLSGSAGGDSGGRQLVVMDEADNIHYQYDRGGAQAVTQLLKDANQPIVLIANEYYEMSQGLRNAAREIEFRDVSARSIVPVLRDILRKEGIGFDEEALERIAEANSGDLRAAVKDLQASAEGADHVTLDDVTTGSRNRAVGLFEFLDAVLKEEPAREALQTAYDVDETPEDLLKWVEDKVGLVYEGEELARAYEFLANADVWTSRVYATDYDYSWWRYATDNLAGGVAAARDHTRGGWTRYGGAPYRSTRDSTRDEVVRAIAESGGFSMSTARLDVLPFLAAMTHHCKPRDLTVAMAAWYDLDEAAVSYITGSGETTNKVQSIVEDAADLRADAVEEHAGGAFAGGQSEREHGDGADETDGDGDGDDTQQTLDADVMDRESDDGGDESESEADPAADDDGQAGLSDFM, from the coding sequence ATGACCGACTGGACGGAGACGTACCGCCCGACGACGCTCTCGGAGGTCCGCGGCAACAACAAGGCCCGCGACGCCCTGCGGGAGTGGGCCGAGACGTGGGAGGACCACCGCGAGCCCGTCGTCTGTCACGGCGCCCCGGGCGTCGGCAAGACGTCGGCGGCGCACGCGCTCGCGAACGACATGGGCTGGGAGGTCGTCGAGCTGAACGCCTCCGACGAGCGGACCGCCGACGCCATCGAGCGCTACGCCGGGCGCGCCTCGCGGAACGCCACCCTCTCGGGCTCGGCCGGCGGCGACAGCGGCGGGCGACAGCTCGTCGTGATGGACGAGGCCGACAACATCCACTACCAGTACGACCGCGGCGGCGCGCAGGCGGTCACGCAACTGCTGAAGGACGCGAATCAGCCGATCGTCCTCATCGCCAACGAGTACTACGAGATGTCTCAGGGCCTGCGGAACGCCGCACGGGAAATCGAGTTCCGCGACGTCTCCGCGCGGTCGATCGTGCCCGTCCTGCGGGACATCCTCCGGAAGGAGGGGATCGGCTTCGACGAGGAGGCCCTAGAGCGGATCGCCGAGGCGAACAGCGGCGACCTCCGGGCGGCCGTGAAGGACCTCCAGGCGAGCGCCGAGGGGGCGGACCACGTGACCCTCGACGACGTCACGACCGGCTCGCGCAACCGCGCGGTGGGGCTCTTCGAGTTCCTCGACGCCGTGCTGAAAGAGGAGCCGGCGCGGGAGGCGCTCCAGACCGCCTACGACGTCGACGAGACGCCCGAGGACCTCCTGAAGTGGGTCGAGGACAAGGTCGGCCTCGTCTACGAGGGCGAGGAACTGGCGCGCGCCTACGAGTTCCTCGCGAACGCCGACGTCTGGACGAGCCGCGTCTACGCCACCGACTACGACTACTCCTGGTGGCGCTACGCCACCGACAACCTCGCCGGGGGCGTCGCGGCCGCGCGCGACCACACCCGCGGCGGCTGGACCCGCTACGGCGGCGCGCCCTACCGTTCGACGCGGGATTCGACCCGCGACGAGGTCGTCCGCGCGATCGCGGAGTCGGGCGGCTTCTCGATGTCGACCGCCCGCCTCGACGTCCTGCCGTTCCTCGCGGCGATGACCCACCACTGCAAGCCGCGGGACCTCACGGTCGCGATGGCCGCGTGGTACGACCTCGACGAGGCCGCCGTCTCCTATATCACCGGCAGCGGCGAGACGACGAACAAGGTGCAGTCGATCGTCGAGGACGCCGCCGACCTCCGTGCGGACGCGGTCGAGGAGCACGCCGGGGGCGCGTTCGCCGGCGGTCAGAGCGAACGGGAGCACGGCGACGGAGCCGACGAGACCGACGGCGACGGCGACGGCGACGACACCCAGCAGACTCTCGATGCGGACGTGATGGACCGCGAGAGCGACGACGGCGGCGACGAGTCCGAGAGCGAGGCCGACCCGGCGGCCGACGACGACGGCCAGGCCGGGCTCTCGGACTTTATGTAA
- a CDS encoding amino acid ABC transporter permease, giving the protein MADSYSSASPEANAVADGFFDDQTLKYLGVGLSSFFALGVVLLVLYILSSQVDYGLIPTILPQFIGAYGLVLGIVVTSSVLSVTSGIFVGLARVSKTRITNGISAAYVQFFRGTPLLFQIFVVYFGIPTLWPGTFPIQNWGLPTAIISLTLNHAAYVGEAVRGGIGAVPDGQMEAARSLGMGYVQAMREVVIPQAWRNALAAVGNDQIILVKDTSLLTVIAIPELIQQFRDVNSATFDPWTPLVLVAIAYLSITIPMGRLVEYLEDRADWGGDTNE; this is encoded by the coding sequence ATGGCAGACTCATACTCGAGCGCATCGCCGGAAGCCAACGCTGTCGCCGACGGCTTCTTCGACGATCAGACGCTGAAGTATCTCGGCGTCGGGCTGTCGAGCTTCTTCGCGCTCGGCGTCGTCCTCCTGGTGCTCTACATCCTGTCGTCGCAGGTCGACTACGGGCTGATCCCGACGATCCTCCCGCAGTTCATCGGCGCCTACGGGCTGGTGCTCGGCATCGTCGTCACGAGCAGCGTCCTCTCTGTCACCTCGGGTATCTTCGTCGGGCTCGCGCGCGTCTCGAAGACCCGGATCACGAACGGCATCTCGGCGGCCTACGTCCAGTTCTTCCGCGGGACGCCGCTGCTCTTCCAGATCTTCGTCGTCTACTTCGGGATCCCGACGCTGTGGCCGGGGACGTTCCCGATCCAGAACTGGGGGCTCCCGACGGCGATCATCTCGTTGACGCTCAACCACGCGGCGTACGTCGGCGAGGCGGTCCGGGGCGGGATCGGCGCGGTCCCCGACGGCCAGATGGAGGCCGCGCGCTCGCTCGGGATGGGCTACGTGCAGGCGATGCGCGAGGTCGTCATCCCGCAGGCCTGGCGGAACGCGCTCGCGGCGGTCGGCAACGACCAGATCATCCTCGTGAAGGACACCTCGCTTCTCACGGTGATCGCGATACCCGAACTGATCCAACAGTTCCGCGACGTCAACAGCGCGACGTTCGACCCGTGGACGCCGCTCGTCTTGGTCGCGATCGCGTACCTCTCGATCACGATCCCGATGGGCCGGCTCGTGGAGTACCTCGAAGACCGCGCCGACTGGGGCGGTGATACGAATGAGTGA
- a CDS encoding helix-turn-helix domain-containing protein codes for MTTVPREDLARRIAGEITLSDDPGATLRKWRTDFDVSQTALAEQLDVSSSVISDYESGRRESPGIGVVRRMVEALLDIDESRGGGRIRQYARVISAGFESDIVQDLREYPTSIPLETLYDAMDATELVRGDQDRISGHTVINSIEAITRLSSEEFYRLYGQSTSRALVFTGVTRGESPLVAMRVVNPTPNAVVLHGLTEDDLWEHAPSLATIDGFSLAISNRDLDEMLEDLRRLP; via the coding sequence GTGACCACAGTGCCCAGAGAGGACCTCGCCCGCCGGATCGCGGGCGAGATCACGCTGAGCGACGATCCGGGCGCCACGCTCAGGAAGTGGCGGACCGACTTCGACGTCTCCCAGACCGCCCTCGCCGAGCAGTTGGACGTCTCCTCGTCCGTGATCTCCGACTACGAGAGCGGGCGGCGCGAGAGCCCCGGCATCGGCGTCGTCCGGCGGATGGTCGAGGCGCTGTTGGACATCGACGAGTCACGCGGCGGCGGCCGCATCCGCCAGTACGCCCGCGTCATCTCCGCGGGCTTCGAGAGCGACATCGTCCAGGACCTCCGGGAGTACCCGACGTCGATCCCCCTGGAGACGCTCTACGACGCGATGGACGCGACAGAGCTCGTCCGCGGCGACCAGGACCGGATCAGCGGCCACACGGTCATCAACAGCATCGAGGCGATCACCCGCCTCTCCTCGGAAGAGTTCTACCGCCTCTACGGCCAGTCGACCTCGCGCGCGCTCGTCTTCACCGGCGTCACGCGCGGCGAGTCGCCGCTGGTCGCGATGCGCGTCGTCAATCCGACGCCGAACGCGGTGGTGCTCCACGGCCTCACCGAGGACGACCTCTGGGAGCACGCGCCCTCGCTGGCGACGATCGACGGCTTCTCGCTGGCGATCTCGAACCGCGACCTCGACGAGATGCTGGAGGACCTCCGGCGGTTACCGTAG
- a CDS encoding pyridoxamine 5'-phosphate oxidase family protein has product MSDDDSAIAMDREAIDDLLGTGGVGVLALADADEPYAIPMSYGYDADERAVYLRFGYAEESEKRRFVSRSDGAALVVAVEGDDGWASVVVRGPLTEVPEAAIDGTVVESIRAVDIPYFTIYDEPARDLAYQLYRLDAEEVTGRREKPSIGIE; this is encoded by the coding sequence ATGAGCGACGACGACAGTGCGATCGCGATGGACCGCGAGGCGATCGACGACCTGCTCGGCACCGGCGGCGTGGGGGTGTTGGCGCTGGCCGACGCCGACGAGCCGTACGCGATCCCGATGTCGTACGGCTACGACGCCGACGAGCGCGCGGTGTACCTCCGGTTCGGGTACGCCGAGGAGTCCGAAAAGCGCCGGTTCGTCTCGCGGTCCGACGGCGCCGCGCTCGTCGTCGCCGTCGAGGGGGACGACGGCTGGGCGTCGGTCGTCGTCCGCGGGCCGCTCACCGAGGTGCCCGAGGCGGCCATCGACGGGACCGTCGTGGAGTCGATCCGCGCGGTCGACATCCCCTACTTCACGATCTACGACGAGCCCGCGCGGGACCTGGCGTACCAACTCTACCGCCTCGACGCCGAGGAGGTCACAGGGCGGCGCGAGAAGCCCTCGATCGGTATCGAGTGA
- a CDS encoding metal-dependent hydrolase produces the protein MPSTLVHVSIALLLAAALLGESFDGRSALVVAAATVLPDLDVALEPLLSGAHRSVGHTFLFPALLLAVLVWDVRFRSQSALRERYGARGVEVAFVAVACVVGAAIVPDLVVGGINALYPIHDQFYTVDGRLFYSTDRGWVQTFVDLSPPEPESGSGSQPRTTRNFDFRTVLDAEPTLGVENGGDGGGGEPQRVERLFPVAMTGFRAWLIPLAAFVTAVRLRRA, from the coding sequence GTGCCCTCGACGCTCGTCCACGTCTCGATCGCGCTGCTTTTGGCGGCGGCGCTGCTCGGCGAGTCGTTCGACGGCCGGAGCGCGCTCGTCGTCGCCGCGGCGACGGTCCTCCCCGATCTGGACGTCGCGCTCGAACCGCTGCTCTCGGGCGCGCACCGCTCTGTCGGCCACACGTTCCTGTTTCCGGCGCTCCTGCTCGCCGTCCTCGTCTGGGACGTGCGCTTCAGGTCCCAGTCGGCGCTCCGCGAGCGGTACGGCGCGCGCGGCGTCGAGGTGGCGTTCGTCGCGGTCGCGTGCGTCGTCGGCGCCGCGATCGTCCCCGACCTCGTCGTGGGCGGCATCAACGCCCTCTACCCGATCCACGACCAGTTCTACACGGTCGACGGCCGGCTGTTCTACTCGACCGATCGGGGGTGGGTCCAGACGTTCGTCGACCTCTCGCCGCCCGAGCCCGAGTCGGGGTCGGGATCGCAGCCGCGGACGACCCGGAACTTCGACTTCCGGACCGTGCTCGACGCGGAGCCGACCCTCGGCGTCGAGAACGGCGGCGACGGGGGCGGCGGAGAACCACAGCGGGTCGAGCGGCTCTTCCCTGTCGCGATGACGGGATTCCGGGCGTGGCTCATCCCGCTCGCGGCGTTCGTGACGGCCGTGCGGCTCCGGCGGGCGTGA
- the hmgB gene encoding hydroxymethylglutaryl-CoA synthase — translation MTAVGIDAIEIRTGKLRLDLPNTFAPVKGEDPGKYTKGIGIQYSSLPDVYEDIVTMGANAAKRLMDRKGLTPDDIGRIDVATESAFDNSKPVSTYIAGCLESVYDGDFHHANKGERKFACLAGTQSIDDAYNWIRAGRNRGRAALVIATDTALYERGDPGEATQGAGAVAMLIDEDPDIVALSTEQGYGSADETDFLKPNQQFPSVDGQRSIQVYLARMREALEDYESVAGETHPDDFVYFPFHTPYPGMVRKAALLGYRHITRDTEIEDALADDIGMQPREGDYADREDYEDAIRAYMDELKETRRYQEWYEQAIEPTVDISGQVGNWYTGSVHVARLSALRAAAERDADLAGEKLLVGSYGSGAQAEIHSETVQDGWREAIDAVDVESQLDARYDLDFEEYELVHDAHNHEKDVDIEEFTQPDGEFVFTGWGRMNERRYEYVE, via the coding sequence ATGACTGCCGTCGGCATCGACGCCATCGAGATCAGGACCGGGAAGCTCCGCCTGGACCTTCCCAACACGTTCGCGCCCGTGAAGGGCGAAGACCCCGGGAAGTACACGAAGGGGATCGGCATCCAGTACTCCTCGCTGCCGGACGTCTACGAGGACATCGTCACGATGGGCGCCAACGCGGCGAAGCGCCTGATGGACCGCAAGGGCCTCACGCCCGACGACATCGGGCGGATCGACGTCGCGACCGAGTCCGCCTTCGACAACTCCAAGCCCGTCTCCACGTATATCGCGGGCTGTCTCGAATCCGTCTACGACGGCGACTTCCACCACGCGAACAAGGGCGAGCGGAAGTTCGCCTGCCTCGCGGGGACCCAGAGCATCGACGACGCCTACAACTGGATCCGCGCCGGGCGCAACCGAGGTCGAGCGGCGCTCGTGATCGCGACCGACACGGCCCTCTACGAGCGCGGCGACCCCGGCGAGGCCACGCAGGGCGCGGGCGCGGTCGCGATGCTGATCGACGAGGATCCCGACATCGTCGCGCTCTCGACCGAGCAGGGCTACGGCAGCGCCGACGAGACCGACTTCCTCAAGCCGAATCAGCAGTTCCCCAGCGTCGACGGCCAGCGCTCGATCCAGGTGTACCTCGCGCGGATGCGCGAGGCGCTCGAAGACTACGAGTCGGTCGCGGGCGAGACCCACCCCGACGACTTCGTCTACTTCCCGTTCCACACGCCGTACCCGGGGATGGTCCGGAAGGCCGCCCTGCTGGGCTACCGCCACATCACCCGCGACACCGAGATCGAGGACGCGCTCGCCGACGACATCGGGATGCAGCCCCGCGAGGGCGACTACGCCGACCGCGAGGACTACGAGGACGCGATCCGGGCGTACATGGACGAACTGAAGGAGACCCGGCGGTACCAGGAGTGGTACGAACAGGCCATCGAGCCGACCGTCGACATCTCGGGGCAGGTCGGCAACTGGTACACCGGCTCGGTCCACGTCGCCCGGCTGTCGGCGCTCCGGGCGGCCGCCGAGCGCGACGCCGACCTCGCGGGCGAAAAGCTGTTGGTCGGATCCTACGGGTCGGGCGCGCAGGCGGAGATCCACAGCGAGACCGTCCAGGACGGCTGGCGCGAGGCGATCGACGCGGTCGACGTCGAATCGCAGCTGGACGCCCGCTACGACCTCGACTTCGAGGAGTACGAGCTCGTCCACGACGCCCACAACCACGAGAAGGACGTCGACATCGAGGAGTTCACCCAGCCCGACGGGGAGTTCGTCTTCACCGGCTGGGGCCGGATGAATGAGCGGCGCTACGAGTACGTCGAGTAG
- a CDS encoding amino acid ABC transporter ATP-binding protein produces MSDVLLEFDHIDKYFGDTHVLKQVSLDIEDGEVCVVVGPSGSGKSTLLRCANRLEEIQAGEIRLDGQSISDPDGDINRLRQRIGMVFQSFNLFPHKTALENVTLAPRKVRGIGKEQARSRAEELLEDVGLLGQANSYPNQLSGGQQQRVAIARALAMDPKVMLFDEVTSALDPELVGEVLGVMRGLAEDGMTMMVVTHEMGFAREVGDRVVLMDEGRVVEIGAPESFFENPQTERGERFLSKIL; encoded by the coding sequence ATGAGTGACGTCCTCCTGGAGTTCGATCACATCGACAAGTACTTCGGCGACACCCACGTCCTCAAGCAGGTCTCCTTGGACATCGAAGACGGCGAGGTCTGCGTCGTCGTCGGGCCCTCGGGCTCGGGGAAGTCGACGCTGCTTCGGTGTGCGAACCGTCTCGAAGAGATCCAGGCGGGCGAGATCCGCCTGGACGGCCAGTCCATCTCCGACCCCGACGGCGACATCAATCGCCTTCGGCAACGGATCGGGATGGTCTTCCAGTCGTTCAATCTCTTCCCGCACAAGACCGCCCTGGAGAACGTCACGCTCGCGCCCCGGAAGGTCCGCGGCATCGGCAAGGAGCAGGCGCGGAGTCGGGCCGAGGAACTGCTCGAAGACGTCGGCCTGCTCGGGCAGGCGAACTCTTACCCGAATCAGCTCTCGGGCGGCCAACAGCAGCGCGTCGCGATCGCTCGCGCGCTGGCGATGGACCCGAAGGTGATGCTCTTCGACGAGGTCACGAGCGCGCTCGACCCCGAGCTCGTCGGCGAGGTGCTCGGCGTGATGCGCGGACTCGCCGAGGACGGGATGACGATGATGGTCGTCACCCACGAGATGGGCTTCGCCCGCGAGGTCGGCGACCGGGTCGTCCTGATGGACGAGGGCCGGGTCGTCGAGATCGGCGCGCCCGAGTCGTTCTTCGAGAACCCCCAGACCGAACGCGGCGAGCGGTTCCTCTCGAAGATCCTCTGA
- a CDS encoding COX15/CtaA family protein produces MDARLRRLVGVSAALTGILMVLGVYTAASGAGLTCAGRWPLCDGFLGLFPANWSSFVEWFHRLVAMVTGFVVLGTTVSAWRRGADWRIRLALAGATLLLPSQIILGALTVTTYQWVVLLAHFSTASLIFTGVALAAAWAYGDSDATPTRARTALAAAGVLLPVLVVLTPHAFVTFGPTVQAVYYLLGLGAYAALLSAAVWSATRPAGSADAAATRVRRLAGSAAFVVVALLVVGRLVYGGTLQYVSLGGTLAALALVALAWVALRRADGADARGALGN; encoded by the coding sequence ATGGACGCGCGTCTTCGTCGTCTCGTCGGGGTCTCGGCGGCGCTCACGGGGATTCTGATGGTGCTGGGCGTGTACACCGCGGCGTCGGGCGCGGGGCTGACCTGCGCCGGGCGCTGGCCGCTCTGTGACGGCTTTCTCGGCCTCTTCCCGGCGAACTGGAGCAGCTTCGTCGAGTGGTTCCACCGCCTCGTCGCGATGGTCACCGGCTTCGTCGTCCTCGGGACGACCGTCTCGGCGTGGCGGCGCGGCGCCGACTGGCGGATCCGCCTCGCGCTCGCGGGGGCGACGCTCCTCCTGCCCTCCCAGATCATCCTCGGCGCGCTCACCGTGACGACCTACCAGTGGGTCGTCCTGCTGGCGCACTTCAGCACCGCGTCGCTCATCTTCACCGGCGTCGCGCTCGCCGCGGCGTGGGCGTACGGCGACTCGGACGCGACGCCGACGCGCGCGCGGACGGCCCTCGCCGCCGCGGGCGTCCTCCTCCCGGTGCTCGTCGTTCTGACGCCGCACGCCTTCGTCACGTTCGGGCCGACCGTCCAGGCGGTCTACTACCTGCTCGGCCTGGGCGCCTACGCGGCGCTCCTCTCGGCGGCGGTGTGGTCGGCGACCCGCCCCGCGGGGTCCGCGGACGCGGCCGCCACGCGCGTCCGGCGGCTGGCGGGCTCGGCGGCGTTCGTCGTCGTCGCGCTGCTCGTCGTCGGGCGGCTCGTGTACGGCGGGACGCTCCAGTACGTCTCCCTCGGCGGGACGCTGGCCGCGCTGGCCCTCGTCGCGCTCGCGTGGGTCGCGCTCCGGCGCGCGGACGGCGCGGACGCCCGGGGCGCACTCGGGAACTGA